A single window of Ictalurus furcatus strain D&B chromosome 3, Billie_1.0, whole genome shotgun sequence DNA harbors:
- the ppm1ba gene encoding protein phosphatase 1B: MGAFLDKPKTEKHNAHGEGNGLRYGLSSMQGWRVEMEDAHTATVGLPHGLDDWSFFAVYDGHAGSRVANYCSKHLLEHIVAAAPAGELGRSVEAVKSGVRAGFLRIDEHMRGFADPRNGLDRSGSTAVAVLLSPEHMYFINCGDSRALLCRDARVRFSTLDHKPCDPREKERIQNAGGSVMIQRVNGSLAVSRALGDYDYKCVEGKGPTEQLVSPEPEVFEIPRVPDEDEFVVLACDGIWDVMSNEELCAFVRARLEVSDDLEKVCNEVVDTCLHKGSRDNMSVVLVCLPNAPKVSEEAVKRDAELDKFLESSVEEFIEKAGEDGIPDLVHVMRSLATENIPNLPPGGGLASKHSVIEAVYNRLNPQREDDGNGADLEDPW; this comes from the exons ATGGGGGCGTTCCTAGACAAGCCCAAGACGGAGAAGCACAATGCACACGGTGAGGGAAATGGCCTGCGCTACGGCCTGAGCAGCATGCAAGGATGGCGTGTGGAAATGGAGGATGCACATACAGCCACTGTGGGTTTACCACATGGCCTTGACGACTGGTCCTTTTTTGCTGTGTATGATGGGCATGCAGGCTCACGTGTGGCCAACTACTGCTCCAAGCACCTGCTGGAGCACATCGTGGCAGCTGCGCCGGCCGGCGAGCTAGGCCGCAGTGTGGAGGCGGTGAAGAGCGGCGTGCGTGCTGGCTTCCTGCGCATCGACGAGCACATGCGTGGCTTCGCAGACCCGCGCAACGGCCTCGATCGCAGCGGCTCCACAGCCGTGGCGGTACTGCTTTCACCTGAGCATATGTACTTCATCAATTGTGGTGACTCGCGTGCGCTGCTTTGTCGTGATGCACGTGTTCGCTTCTCCACACTCGACCACAAGCCATGTGACCCACGCGAGAAGGAGCGCATCCAGAACGCTGGCGGGTCTGTCATGATCCAGCGTGTGAATGGCTCTCTGGCCGTGTCGCGCGCTCTGGGCGACTATGACTACAAGTGTGTGGAGGGCAAGGGCCCCACCGAGCAGCTGGTTTCCCCTGAGCCTGAGGTATTTGAGATTCCCCGTGTGCCAGATGAGGACGAGTTTGTGGTGCTGGCCTGTGATGGTATATGGGACGTGATGAGTAATGAGGAGCTGTGTGCCTTTGTGCGTGCCAGGCTGGAGGTGTCTGATGACTTGGAAAAAGTGTGCAATGAGGTGGTGGACACGTGCCTGCACAAG GGAAGTCGAGATAACATGAgtgttgtgttagtgtgtttgcCAAATGCACCCAAAGTGTCAGAAGAGGCAGTGAAGAGAGATGCAGAGTTGGATAAGTTCCTTGAATCTAGTGTGGAAG aatTCATTGAGAAAGCAGGGGAAGATGGAATTCCTGATCTGGTACATGTCATGAGAAGCCTTGCCACAGAGAATATCCCTAACCTCCCACCAGGGGGAGGCCTTGCCAGCAA GCACAGTGTTATTGAGGCTGTGTATAACCGGCTCAACCCCCAAAGAGAAGACGATGGG AACGGTGCAGACCTGGAGGACCCCTGGTAG